The Lactuca sativa cultivar Salinas chromosome 2, Lsat_Salinas_v11, whole genome shotgun sequence genome includes a window with the following:
- the LOC111920456 gene encoding nascent polypeptide-associated complex subunit alpha-like protein 2, whose translation MPGPIVEDIQTEKDVQHDEHPVIEDVNEEDDHNDVDADSEDDQEDGAQGGGDSAKQSRSEKKSRKAMLKLGMKPVVGVSRVTIKRTKNVMFFISKPDVFKSPNSETYVIFGEAKIEDLSSQLQTQAAQQFRMPEMGSVMAKPDVSAASAAEEEEEEEEEVDETGVEARDIDLVMTQAGVSKPKAVKALKTHNGDIVSAIMELTT comes from the exons ATGCCGGGCCCTATCGTCGAAGATATCCAGACCGAGAAGGATGTCCAG CACGACGAACACCCAGTGATCGAGGATGTTAACGAGGAAGATGACCACAACGACGTTGATGCGGATTCCGAGGACGACCAGGAAGACGGTGCACAAG GTGGGGGTGACAGTGCAAAACAAAGCAGAAGTGAGAAGAAGAGTCGAAAGGCAATGTTGAAGCTGGGGATGAAACCTGTTGTTGGTGTTAGCAGGgtaaccattaaaagaacaaaaaat GTGATGTTTTTTATTTCAAAGCCAGATGTGTTTAAGAGCCCCAACTCTGAAACATATGTGATATTTGGGGAGGCAAAGATTGAGGATCTTAGCTCACAACTCCAGACACAGGCAGCTCAGCAATTTAGAATGCCTGAAATGGGCTCTGTTATGGCAAAACCAGATGTTTCTGCCGCCTCTGCAGcagaggaagaggaagaggaagaggaggaggtgGATGAAACCGGTGTTGAGGCTCGTGACATTGACTTGGTCATGACACAGGCAGGCGTGTCAAAGCCAAAGGCTGTGAAAGCTCTCAAGACGCACAATGGAGACATAGTCAGTGCCATCATGGAGCTCACCACCTAG